The following coding sequences are from one Pongo abelii isolate AG06213 chromosome 3, NHGRI_mPonAbe1-v2.0_pri, whole genome shotgun sequence window:
- the LOC129059190 gene encoding uncharacterized protein LOC129059190 yields the protein MTNRKTTSTCPPPYGRRSYDSRNNETLNPLKFYKRSLCQTQRGAAARCPREEHVDCRCQRSPVRALCFLSVPGRPQLVAKSSCCFPVCAPTLPVSRQKRRRPGEKQTPLIGLRLAAQLCLSLPQATCPRPPPGVPPGPAPAAAKAHVKLQGGGSARRWEFADANPGLGREAIPGRTRRAKRPGGACLPQGLRTKGERVALRSPRTRYGLAPPMSVRAAVVASFLQTRPARLLNLAEACSESREVWGEVAGASHACAASEKREGAGEIRDNVTPSTPNQEPA from the coding sequence ATGACGAATAGAAAGACCACCTCAACCTGTCCACCTCCCTACGGCCGCAGAAGTTATGATTCAAGGAATAATGAGACTCTAAATCCTTTAAAATTCTACAAGAGGAGCCTTTGCCAAACCCAGCGGGGAGCGGCTGCTCGGTGCCCGCGCGAGGAGCACGTAGACTGCCGATGCCAGAGAAGCCCGGTGCGGGCTCTGTGCTTTCTCTCCGTTCCAGGAAGACCCCAGCTCGTCGCCAAATCTTCTTGCTGCTTCCCGGTCTGCGCGCCTACGCTGCCGGTTTCCCGACAAAAGCGACGGCGCCCTGGGGAAAAGCAGACGCCCCTCATCGGTTTGCGCCTTGCAGCTCAactatgcctcagcctcccacaagcCACCTGCCCGCGCCCTCCGCCAGGCGTCCCGCCCGGACCTGCCCCCGCGGCCGCCAAGGCGCACGTGAAACTCCAGGGAGGGGGAAGCGCAAGGAGGTGGGAGTTTGCGGACGCGAACCCAGGCCTGGGAAGGGAAGCGATTCCGGGGCGCACGCGCAGAGCCAAGAGACCGGGCGGGGCGTGCCTCCCGCAGGGGTTACGGACGAAAGGCGAGCGCGTGGCGCTCAGGAGCCCGCGCACGCGCTATGGTCTCGCCCCGCCCATGAGCGTCCGCGCGGCCGTCGTAGCATCTTTTCTTCAGACCCGCCCGGCTCGTCTACTTAACCTAGCGGAGGCTTGCAGTGAGAGCAGGGAAGTGTGGGGCGAGGTGGCCGGGGCGTCTCACGCGTGCGCGGCCAGCGAAAAAAGGGAGGGGGCGGGAGAGATCCGAGACAACGTTACCCCGTCAACACCCAATCAGGAGCCGGCCTGA